The proteins below come from a single Papaver somniferum cultivar HN1 chromosome 11, ASM357369v1, whole genome shotgun sequence genomic window:
- the LOC113321309 gene encoding syntaxin-121-like, with the protein MNDIFSSLFSSSSTNDHSKVIDDIEMGQMAANTSEVKNLQKFYKDVDIIKDQLDQVETIYKRLQDSHEQSKTIHNSNSIKQLRSSTDSDVSSALSKAKSIKLGLELLDRANKESLKVPDCGPGSSSERTRSSVVHALRTKLKDTMESFNSLRERIGLDYKETVERRYFMVTGVKADEETVDKLISTGESETFMQKVIQEQGRGRVIDTIAEIQERHGAVLEMERSLGELHQVFLDMAVMVEYQGQQLNDIAGNVNRANSYVRKGTETLQQAKILQKNTRKWTVLAIFILLIIILIIVLPIVLRK; encoded by the coding sequence ATGAACGATATCTTCTCTTCTCTCTTTAGTTCTAGCAGTACTAATGATCACAGCAAGGTAATTGATGATATTGAGATGGGCCAGATGGCAGCGAACACCAGCGAAGTAAAAAACTTGCAGAAGTTTTACAAAGATGTGGATATCATCAAAGACCAGCTCGATCAAGTCGAAACGATCTACAAGCGTCTGCAAGATTCTCATGAACAATCTAAAACGATTCACAATTCCAACTCTATCAAACAGCTGAGATCTTCCACGGATTCTGACGTTTCTTCAGCACTAAGCAAAGCGAAGTCCATCAAATTGGGACTTGAATTGCTCGACCGAGCTAACAAGGAGAGTCTTAAAGTCCCCGACTGCGGACCTGGAAGCTCATCGGAACGGACACGTTCATCTGTCGTGCACGCGTTAAGGACGAAGCTTAAGGATACAATGGAGAGTTTCAACAGTCTGAGAGAGAGGATTGGGTTAGATTATAAGGAGACGGTTGAACGTCGGTACTTTATGGTCACCGGTGTGAAAGCCGATGAAGAAACGGTAGACAAGTTGATATCGACCGGAGAAAGCGAAACGTTTATGCAGAAAGTGATTCAGGAACAAGGAAGGGGAAGAGTTATAGATACTATTGCTGAGATTCAAGAAAGACATGGTGCAGTTTTGGAGATGGAAAGGAGTTTGGGTGAATTGCATCAAGTGTTCTTGGACATGGCTGTAATGGTTGAATACCAAGGACAACAGTTGAATGATATTGCTGGTAATGTTAACAGAGCTAATTCATACGTAAGAAAAGGAACTGAAACGCTTCAACAAGCAAAAATTCTTCAGAAGAACACCCGAAAATGGACAGTGTTGGCTATATTTATTctactcatcatcatcttgatcaTCGTCCTCCCAATTGTTTTAAGGAAATAA
- the LOC113321310 gene encoding J domain-containing protein spf31-like, producing MGESSSSIEDDLLLKNFFAEVSEVERDNEVLRILGCFKLNAFEFLNLPFDSSPDEVKRQYRKLSLLVHPDKCKHPQAKEAFSALAKAQQLLLDPEEREYLLSQINSAKEELRVKRKKQLKKDNASKIKSQVDEGKYEHQFEQSDEFQQQLKLKVRELLTEQEWRRRKMQMRISEEEGRLKKDEEETKEMWKRKREHEEQWEGTREKRVSSWRDFMKTGKKAKKGETKPPKLKTEDPNKSYVQRPVKRG from the exons ATGGGTGAGAGCAGCAGTAGCATAGAGGATGATTTGCTTCTCAAAAATTTCTTCGCTGAAGTTAGCGAAGTTGAGAGGGATAACGAAGTTCTCAG GATTCTTGGATGCTTCAAGTTAAACGCATTTGAGTTTCTTAATCTACCTTTTGATTCATCACCAGATGAAGTGAAGAGACAGTACAGAAAG TTGTCCTTGCTGGTTCATCCTGATAAGTGTAAGCATCCACAAGCGAAGGAAGCGTTTTCAG CATTGGCAAAAGCACAGCAATTATTACTtgatccagaagaaagggaataTCTTCTTAGTCAAATTAATTCAGCAAAAG AAGAACTCAGGGTAAAGAGGAAGAAACAGCTGAAGAAAGACAATGCTTCTAAGATCAAGTCACAGGTCGATGAG GGAAAATATGAGCACCAATTTGAGCAATCCGATGAGTTCCAGCAGCAGTTGAAGCTGAAGGTACGGGAATTATTAACAGAGCAAGAATGGCGTCGGAGGAAAATGCAAATGAGG ATATCTGAAGAAGAAGGAAGATTGAAAAAGGATGAGGAAGAAACAAAAGAGATGTGGAAAAGGAAGCGTGAGCATGAAGAACAGTGGGAAGGGACTAGAGAGAAAAGG GTTTCCAGCTGGAGAGATTTCATGAAAACGGGAAAGAAG GCTAAGAAAGGGGAAACTAAACCGCCGAAACTGAAAACCGAAGACCCCAACAAATCTTATGTTCAAAGACCTGTGAAGCGCGGCTGA
- the LOC113321307 gene encoding serine/threonine-protein phosphatase BSL3 — protein MDVDSSMGSEIDQDPVQENNSTNSDADTTTSIDRNDEESTSSSPSTPTTSASSTSLEQQQQQPQVVVAGPRPAPTYTVVTSLMDKKEDGPGPRCGHTLTSVAAVGEEGTPGYIGPRLILFGGATALEGNSAASGPPSPAGSAGIRLAGATADVHCYDVLSNKWTKVTPLGEQPSPRAAHVATAVGTMVVIQGGIGPAGLSAEDLHVLDLTQQRPRWHRVVVQGPGPGPRYGHVMALVGQRFLLAIGGNDGKRPLADVWALDTAAKPYEWRKLEPEGEGPPPCMYATASARSDGLLLLCGGRDANSVPLASAYGLAKHRDGRWEWAIAPGVSPSPRYQHAAVFVNARLHVSGGALGGGRMVEDSSSIAVLDTAAGVWCDTKSVVTSPRTGRYSADAAGGDAAVELTRRCRHAASAIGDLIFIYGGLRGGVLLDDLLVAEDLAAAETTSAASHAAAAAAANVQAGRLTGRYFVDEKSRQANAEGSPDGSVVLGSPVAPPVNGDVYTDISTENAMLQGNRRLSKGVEYLVEASAAEAEAISAALAAAKARQVNGEVEQPDRDRGAEATPSGKQISTLIKVPETTLPNTPPGVRLHHRAVVVAAETGGALGGMVRQLSIDQFENEGRRVSYGTPESATAARKLLDRQMSVNSVPKKVINHLLKPRGWKPPVRRQFFLDCNEIADLCDSAERIFSVEPSVLQIKAPVKIFGDLHGQFGDLMRLFDEYGSPSTAGDIAYIDYLFLGDYVDRGQHSLETISLLLALKVEYPQNVHLIRGNHEAADINALFGFRIECIERMGERDGIWAWHRINRLFNWLPLAALIEKKIICMHGGIGRSINHVEQIESLQRPITMEAGSVVLMDLLWSDPTENDSVEGLRPNARGPGLVTFGPDRVMEFCNNNDLQLIVRAHECVMDGFERFAQGHLITLFSATNYCGTANNAGAILVLGRDLVVVPKLIHPLPPAATSPETSPDRHIEDTWMQELNANRPATPTRGRPQVANDRGSLAWI, from the exons atggATGTGGATTCGTCGATGGGGTCAGAAATCGATCAAGATCCAGTTCAGGAAAACAATTCTACTAATTCAGATGCTGATACAACTACATCTATTGATAGAAATGATGAGGAAtcgacttcttcttctccatctacTCCTACTACTAGTGCTTCTTCTACTTCACtggaacagcagcagcagcaacctcAAGTAGTAGTGGCAGGACCAAGACCAGCTCCAACTTATACTGTTGTTACTTCATTGATGGATAAGAAAGAAGATGGACCTGGACCTAGGTGTGGTCATACATTGACTTCTGTGGCGGCTGTTGGAGAAGAAGGTACGCCTGGTTATATTGGTCCTAGACTTATACTATTTGGTGGTGCTACTGCTCTTGAAGGCAATTCTGCTGCTTCAGGTCCTCCTTCTCCTGCTGGAAGTGCTGGAATTC GACTTGCTGGTGCAACTGCAGATGTGCATTGTTATGATGTATTGTCAAATAAATGGACCAA GGTTACTCCACTTGGAGAACAGCCCTCGCCAAGAGCAGCACATGTAGCTACTGCCGTGGGTACCATGGTAGTTATTCAG GGTGGAATTGGTCCTGCTGGTTTGTCCGCTGAGGACCTTCATGTTCTTGATCTTACACAGCAACGCCCTAGATGGCACAG GGTAGTTGTCCAAGGGCCTGGTCCAGGGCCTCGGTATGGACATGTGATGGCTCTAGTTGGGCAAAGATTTCTGTTGGCAATCGGCGGAAATGATG GAAAGAGGCCACTAGCTGATGTTTGGGCTCTAGATACAGCTGCAAAGCCTTATGAATGGCGGAAGTTGGAGCCTGAAGGTGAAGGTCCACCTCCATGCAT GTATGCAACCGCAAGTGCACGTTCTGATGGTCTTCTTCTGCTCTGTGGAGGGAGGGATGCTAATAGTGTG CCGTTAGCAAGTGCATATGGTCTTGCAAAACATAGGGATGGTCGTTGGGAGTGGGCAATTGCTCCTGGTGTTTCACCTTCTCCTAGATATCAACATGCAGCA GTTTTCGTGAATGCCCGACTCCATGTTTCTGGAGGTGCACTTGGTGGTGGTCGAATGGTAGAAGATTCTTCGAGCATAGCAG TCTTAGATACTGCAGCCGGCGTTTGGTGTGATACGAAATCTGTTGTCACAAGTCCAAGGACAGGCAGATATAGTGCTGATGCAGCTGGTGGAGATGCTGCTGTTGAGTTGACAAGGCGTTGTAGACATGCTGCTTCTGCAATAGGCGACCTGATCTTCATTTATGGTGGACTACGTGGCG GGGTGTTGCTGGATGATCTTCTTGTTGCTGAAGATCTGGCAGCTGCTGAAACAACTAGTGCAGCTTCACATGCTGCAGCTGCTGCAGCAGCCAATGTGCAAGCTGGAAGGTTAACCGGAAGGTATTTTGTCGACGAAAAATCAAGGCAAGCGAATGCTGAAGGATCTCCAGATGGTTCTGTCGTGCTTGGAAGTCCTGTTGCTCCTCCTGTAAATGGGGATGTGTACACTGATATAAGTACTGAGAACGCCATGCTGCAAGGGAACAG GAGATTGAGCAAAGGTGTTGAATATTTGGTTGAGGCCTCAGCAGCAGAAGCTGAGGCTATCAGTGCTGCATTAGCTGCAGCAAAAGCTAGACAAGTTAATGGGGAAGTTGAACAGCCAGACAGGGACCGTGGGGCTGAGGCTACCCCTAGTGGTAAACAGATATCTACGTTAATTAAGGTGCCTGAAACTACGTTACCAAATACCCCTCCTGGGGTTCGCTTGCATCACAGAGCT GTTGTTGTAGCTGCAGAGACTGGAGGAGCTTTGGGTGGCATGGTGAGACAGCTTTCAATAGATCAATTTGAAAATGAAGGCAGGCGGGTTAGTTATGGTACTCCAGAGAGTGCAACTGCAGCAAGGAAGTTGTTAGATAGGCAAATGTCTGTCAATAGTGTGCCAAAGAAG GTGATAAACCATCTTCTGAAACCTCGGGGTTGGAAGCCTCCTGTTCGCAGACAGTTTTTCCTGGATTGCAATGAAATTGCTGATCTCTGTGACAGCGCAGAACGGATATTTTCTGTTGAACCTAGTGTGCTACAGATTAAGGCTCCTGTCAAGATTTTTGGTGATTTGCATGGGCAATTTGGGGACCTTATGCGTCTCTTTGATGAATATGGATCTCCTTCAACTGCAGGAGATATAGC TTACATCGACTACCTCTTCTTAGGGGACTATGTTGACCGAGGCCAACACAGCTTGGAAACTATTAGTCTTTTACTTGCGTTGAAG GTCGAGTATCCACAAAATGTACATTTGATTCGTGGAAACCATGAGGCAGCAGATATTAATGCCCTGTTTGGATTCAGGATCGAGTGCATTGAGCGAATG GGCGAAAGGGATGGTATTTGGGCTTGGCATCGAATAAATAGGTTGTTTAATTGGCTTCCTTTGGCAGCTCTAATTGAAAAGAAAATCATTTGCATGCATGGTGGCATTGGTCGCTCTATAAATCATGTGGAACAGATTGAGAGCCTTCAACGTCCTATTACAATGGAAGCAGGCTCAGTTGTTCTTATGGATTTATTATG GTCTGACCCGACAGAAAATGACAGTGTTGAAGGATTGCGCCCAAACGCGAGAGGTCCTGGATTAGTAACCTTCGGG CCTGATCGTGTGATGGAATTCTGCAACAACAATGACCTCCAATTGATCGTACGTGCTCATGAATGTGTGATGGATGGTTTTGAGCGCTTCGCCCAGGGGCACCTGATTACTCTTTTTTCAGCGACTAATTACTGCG GTACTGCGAATAATGCTGGGGCAATCTTAGTTTTGGGAAGAGATCTTGTGGTAGTTCCAAAACTCATTCATCCTTTACCACCAGCAGCTACGTCACCAGAAACATCCCCAGATCGACATATAGAAGATACGTGGATGCAG GAACTTAATGCTAACAGACCAGCGACACCAACTAGAGGTCGTCCTCAAGTTGCCAATGATAGAGGTTCTCTTGCTTGGATTTAA